The sequence GTCCATCTGACCCACGAACTGGCCATCTGATAATGACCGTTCACGCCTTGACCGACCTGACCACCCACACAACCTACCTTTTAAGAAACCTATCAAATTGTATTCCCTTTGTCTATTGGTGTCTTGTATAATAGTACGAGGTCTTGTTATTTGCACCAATGATGTTGTTCATAAAATAACGTTTCTTCCCGAAGTACTTTCTTCTGGGAAACCACGCAGTGTGTGCATTTGTACCTGCAGTTAATAATTCTTCATAAAAAATCCTATTATTAAACAGTTGGTACAGGGAGTTTAAGGTACATGCTTGCCCCATAGAAAAATCATAAAAATCTTGACACATTGTTTCTAAATTTCTACAATAAAAACAGCGTTAATGGGGACTCAAGACAGTGAATAGTTAAAAAGCAGTGAATAGTGAATAGTATATAGTGTACGGTTTAATCCCGCTTAATGCGGGACATAGTTAAAAAGACAGAAAATATGAGAAGGCAGTGAATAGTGGTAAAGGCGGTAAACGGGTTATGACTTTTGAGTATCCCAACTTTTTCTGTAAAGTTACTCCTTGATAAATCACCCCAGCAAGGGGGGGTGTTGCTACTCACTATTCACTGTTCACTAACGACTATGTCCCGCATTGAGCGGGATTAAACCGTACACTGCCTTTTAACTATTCACTGAATTTCAAAAAAGGGGGAATAATATGGCAACAAAAAAGATAAGCGTAAATCCTGAAGTTCTGTACATTCCCGTAGACAAGATTGTGGTAATGGAACAGGTGAGATCAAGCATCAGTATTGAAACGGACTCATTCAAATCACTTATGCAGTCCATCAAAGACAAAGGTATCTTAGAACCTCTTATTGTAACAGCTCAGGATGACGGGACATACCTCCTCATATGCGGGGAGAGGCGACTTGTAGCTGCCAGACAATTAGGCCTTGAATCCGTACCAATAAGAATTATTGAAGCAGGCAAAGAATTAGGTGAAACCGTAGCTCTTCAGCTCACTGAGAACTTGCAGAGAGAAGACTTAAATCCCATAGATCAGGCTAAAGGGATATTATTATATATACAAGCTAAACACCCTGATAAAGGGTATGATGTTGGTGGAGTGATGAGTGAATTGGTGAATGTCATGCGGACGCCAGATTATGCTTCAGAAGGATTTTCAGCAACTGTTGCTGAAACTCTTGAAATTGTCGGAAAGTCAATAAAGACGCTGTTTAACATAATTTCACTTTTAAAACTTTCTCCTGAAATTCAGGCCGAAATACGTACAGGAAATCTCCCTGTTTCCCAGGGTTATCTCTTCGCCGCAAACCTCGAATGCCCTGATCTTAAGAATATATTCGATGCTGTCATAAAGACACCGGTAACCAATGCTACATTGGAGCGGATGCTCACTGCATACAAAAAAGTCAAACCTGCTTCTGTTGATACAAAACCCATACCCGTAAAAAGACAGGTTAAAGATCTTGTATCCATAAAAACAAATTTTGATAAAGGCATTGGAACTTATATACGGGAAGATGTTGAAAAATATCTCTATGAACTGCAGGTTTTCTGTAATCATGTGCAACAACAGATGTTTATAACCCCATATGGAAAGAAAAGACCGCCGCAAGTATAAAAACAGTGAATAGTAAATAGTGAACAGTGAATAGTTAAAAAGGCAGAAAATGTGAGAAAGCCAGTGAAGTGAATAGTAGATAGTGTACGGTTTAATCCCGTTTAATGCGGGACATAGTAGAAGAGATAAGAGGACTTGTGAAGCGTGAAAAAATCCCCGCCAAGCGAGGACAGGCGCCTTTTCATTTTCCGGATTCACATAAGCGTATATGTGAATCCGGATTGAGTGGGCAGCGGCATGTCGGGGATTTTGCAGATGTGGATGGGCTGCAATATGTCAGTGACTTTGCAGATGTGGATGGGCTGGAAGCTTTGCAGGCCGCAGACGTACTGAACGCACGTCGGAGGATCGCAAGGCGAAGCAGACCGCCGCAGATCAATATCCCCGACATGCCGCTGCCCGACCAGGAGAAAAGAGCTAAAGATGCTCAATAAGAAATTAAAAAAGAGAGGAAATTATGAGTAGACTGGAAAAGGAAAAATCTGCTTACCTGCAACATGCAGCACAACATAAAATAGATTGGTATCCCTGGTCTGAGGAGGCATTTGAACGCGCGAAAAAGGAAGACAAGCCTGTATTCCTGAGTTCAGGTGCTATCTGGTGTCATTGGTGCCATGTTATGGCAAAGGAGAGCTTTGAAGACGAAGAGGTGGCAGCTCTGCTGAATGAATATTTTATTGCTGTCAAGATTGATCGGGACGAAAGACCGGACATTGACAGGAGGTATCAAAGGGCTCTTGCAGTAATGGGCTTAAGCGGCGGCTGGCCGCTGAGTATATTCCTGACTCCTGAAAAGAAACCTTTTTTCGGCGGTACATATTTTCCGCCTGTTGAGGGATTTGGAAGGCCCGGTTTTAAATCCCTCCTGAAGGCAATCGGAACTATGTATCAGCAGAAAAAAGAATCGGTGAATGAGAACAGCCAGGAAATTCTCCGTCATATGAAACAGGAGAAGCTTGAACCGGGTAATCTGGATTTATCGATGCTTGACGAGGCGAAAAAAAGCATCCTTTCAGATTTTGATCCAATTCATGGAGGATTCGGAAAGGCACCTAAATTCTCAATGCCCGGGGCAATGGAATTTCTCATCAGGAGGTATTCAACCGATAAAAACAGTGATCTTGAAAATACGATTAAGAAGACCCTTATATCTATGGCAAGGGGTGGTATTTATGACCAGCTTGCCGGCGGCTTTCACCGGTATTCGACGGATGAGGAATGGATTATCCCACATTTCGAGAAAATGGCCGATGATAATGCCTGGCTTTTACGGAATTATGTCCACGCATATAACCTTTTCGGCGATGAATCCTTTAAGGAGGTTTCGGAAGGCATAGTTGGTTTTTTATTAAACGAGCTTTCAAGCCCGGACGGAGGGTTTTTTTCGAGTCAGGATGCGGATATTACGCCTGATGATGAAGGCGGGTATTTTCTATGGAAAGATGACGATTTCAGGAGAATCCTGAATGACGATGAATACAGGATTCTGTCCCCTTATCTGCTTCACGAAAAGGGTGCCATGCGCCATGATGTTTTAAAAAGGGTGCTTTATATTACAGAAGAAATGGAGGGAATTGCCCGGAAAGACGGTATAGATATTGAAAAGGTAAGTAAAATTATTGAGATAGGAAAAACAAAACTGCTTTTGGAGCGCGAAAGGAGGGAGAAGCCTTTTGTGGACAAAGCTTTATATACGTCGCTCAATGGTATGCTTATTTCAGCTTTTTTTGAAGCATACAAAGCCTTTAAAGACGAAGAAATAAAGGAGTTTGCATTAAAAAGCCTTGAAAAGATTCTGGCTGTTAATTTTACTGACAAAGGACTTTTCCATGCTGAGGGCATCCATGCTCTCCTTGACGATTATGTCAATCTTATTGATGCATTCATAGGAGCGCATAAGGCCACCGGAAACATCGTATATCTCAATCAGGCAGATGAGTTCATGAAGGTATGCATCGCCAAATTCTGGGATGACGAAACAGGGGGTTTTTTTGACACCGAAGAAGATGTGATCGGCACAAGGCTCAAAGTACTGGAAGATTCCCCGCATCCTTCAGCCAATTCTGTGGGCATTATAAATCTCATTGAACTTTCTAAAATGCCGGGAAACGAAGAATATCTTAACTATGCGGAGAAGGCTCTGAAATGTTTTTCCATGATTGCCCAACC is a genomic window of Pseudomonadota bacterium containing:
- a CDS encoding ParB/RepB/Spo0J family partition protein — encoded protein: MATKKISVNPEVLYIPVDKIVVMEQVRSSISIETDSFKSLMQSIKDKGILEPLIVTAQDDGTYLLICGERRLVAARQLGLESVPIRIIEAGKELGETVALQLTENLQREDLNPIDQAKGILLYIQAKHPDKGYDVGGVMSELVNVMRTPDYASEGFSATVAETLEIVGKSIKTLFNIISLLKLSPEIQAEIRTGNLPVSQGYLFAANLECPDLKNIFDAVIKTPVTNATLERMLTAYKKVKPASVDTKPIPVKRQVKDLVSIKTNFDKGIGTYIREDVEKYLYELQVFCNHVQQQMFITPYGKKRPPQV
- a CDS encoding thioredoxin domain-containing protein, with protein sequence MSRLEKEKSAYLQHAAQHKIDWYPWSEEAFERAKKEDKPVFLSSGAIWCHWCHVMAKESFEDEEVAALLNEYFIAVKIDRDERPDIDRRYQRALAVMGLSGGWPLSIFLTPEKKPFFGGTYFPPVEGFGRPGFKSLLKAIGTMYQQKKESVNENSQEILRHMKQEKLEPGNLDLSMLDEAKKSILSDFDPIHGGFGKAPKFSMPGAMEFLIRRYSTDKNSDLENTIKKTLISMARGGIYDQLAGGFHRYSTDEEWIIPHFEKMADDNAWLLRNYVHAYNLFGDESFKEVSEGIVGFLLNELSSPDGGFFSSQDADITPDDEGGYFLWKDDDFRRILNDDEYRILSPYLLHEKGAMRHDVLKRVLYITEEMEGIARKDGIDIEKVSKIIEIGKTKLLLERERREKPFVDKALYTSLNGMLISAFFEAYKAFKDEEIKEFALKSLEKILAVNFTDKGLFHAEGIHALLDDYVNLIDAFIGAHKATGNIVYLNQADEFMKVCIAKFWDDETGGFFDTEEDVIGTRLKVLEDSPHPSANSVGIINLIELSKMPGNEEYLNYAEKALKCFSMIAQPMGIHGGYYYCALDMFFHEGN